In a single window of the Nicotiana tomentosiformis chromosome 8, ASM39032v3, whole genome shotgun sequence genome:
- the LOC104091745 gene encoding two-component response regulator-like APRR2 isoform X2, whose amino-acid sequence MICTEDDQLLGWKDFPKGLKVLLIDEDCNSASVMRSRLEKMDYIVYSFCNENEALSAISTKTEYFHVAIVEVTAGNSDGVLRFLESAKDLPTIMTSNIHSLSTMMKCIALGAVEFLQKPLLDDKLKNIWQHVVRKAFNAGEKDVPESLKPIKESLVSMPQLQPVKSAADDKSSNETEPFTSIPENNNEHSSGCDKYPAPSTPQLKQGVRSVDDGDCQDHTIFSTEQGSGEHDGDTKSVETIFNNTVAEATVQTSPPEQQGQTILKEENGSSPHQKMEADIATSSPSNDCCDNSSSHSAEPIKASGRHSSGGTRSNKKKMKVDWSPELHKKFVQAVEQLGIDQAIPSRILELMKVEGLTRHNIASHLQKYRMHRRQILPKEVERRWPHPQPRDSVQRSYYPLHRPIMTVPPYHSNHIPAAGQLYPAWVPPASYPNGLQVWGSPYYPAWQPADSWHWKPHPGLHADTWGSPVMPPSFGSYPPYPQNGEVYQPNGMQNRYSMLEKSFDLHPAEEVIDKVVKEAITKPWLPLPLGLKPPSTDSVLHELSRQGISTVPPQINGSRCRS is encoded by the exons ATGATTTGTACTGAGGATGATCAATTATTGGGTTGGAAAGATTTTCCAAAGGGGCTTAAAGTCCTACTTATTGATGAAGACTGCAATTCTGCTTCAGTGATGAGATCAAGGCTTGAGAAAATGGATTACATAG TTTACTCATTCTGCAATGAGAATGAAGCTTTGTCTGCAATCTCAACCAAAACTGAGTACTTTCATGTTGCCATTGTGGAG GTAACTGCAGGCAATAGTGATGGAGTTCTCCGATTTCTTGAGAGTGCCAAAGATCTGCCAACAATAA TGACATCAAATATCCATTCCCTTAGCACAATGATGAAGTGTATAGCG CTTGGTGCAGTCGAGTTTCTTCAGAAACCATTATTGGATGATAAACTCAAAAATATCTGGCAACATGTAGTTCGCAAG GCATTCAATGCTGGAGAAAAAGATGTGCCCGAATCGCTTAAACCAATAAAAGAATCTCTCGTCTCCATGCCACAGCTACAACCAGTAAAGAGTGCAGCAGATGACAAAAGTTCAAACGAAACAGAACCTTTTACCTCCATACCAGAGAACAATAATGAACACTCATCAGGCTGTGATAAATACCCTGCTCCGTCAACCCCACAATTGAAACAAGGAGTGAGGTCAGTTGATGATGGTGATTGCCAAGATCATACTATCTTCTCAACTGAACAAGGTAGTGGGGAGCATGATGGGGACACTAAATCCGTCGAAACTATTTTTAACAATACAGTTGCTGAGGCTACTGTCCAAACAAGTCCACCTGAGCAACAAGGACAAACAATTTTGAAAGAGGAGAATGGTTCATCTCCTCATCAAAAGATGGAGGCTGATATTGCTACCTCTTCACCAAGTAACGACTGCTGTGACAATAGCAGCAGTCATTCTGCTGAACCTATTAAAGCATCTGGTCGCCATAGTTCAGGTGGGACTAGAAGCAATAAGAAGAAAATGAAG GTAGATTGGTCACCTGAACTACACAAGAAGTTTGTTCAAGCAGTAGAGCAACTTGGTATTGATCAAGCCATTCCTTCTCGAATACTAGAGCTGATGAAAGTTGAGGGTTTAACGAGACATAACATAGCTAGTCATCTCCAG AAATACAGAATGCATCGGAGGCAAATTTTGCCAAAGGAAGTCGAAAGGAGATGGCCTCATCCACAACCAAGAGATTCAGTACAAAGGAGCTATTATCCTCTTCATAGACCTATCATGACCGTCCCACCGTATCATTCTAATCATATCCCCGCGGCTGGTCAATTATATCCTGCTTGGGTACCACCGGCAAGTTATCCGAATGGTTTACAAGTGTGGGGTTCACCTTACTATCCGGCATGGCAGCCTGCAGATTCTTGGCACTGGAAGCCTCATCCGGGG CTGCATGCTGATACATGGGGCTCCCCTGTCATGCCACCATCATTTGGATCATATCCGCCATATCCTCAG AATGGTGAAGTTTACCAGCCTAACGGAATGCAGAACAGATATAGCATGCTAGAGAAGTCATTTGATCTTCATCCG GCAGAAGAGGTGATTGATAAAGTAGTGAAAGAGGCAATAACCAAACCGTGGTTGCCTCTTCCTTTGGGCCTAAAACCTCCCTCTACTGATAGTGTTCTCCACGAGCTTTCAAGACAAGGGATCTCAACCGTCCCACCACAAATCAACGGCTCTCGTTGTCGGAGCTGA
- the LOC104091745 gene encoding two-component response regulator-like APRR2 isoform X1 yields the protein MICTEDDQLLGWKDFPKGLKVLLIDEDCNSASVMRSRLEKMDYIVYSFCNENEALSAISTKTEYFHVAIVEVTAGNSDGVLRFLESAKDLPTIMTSNIHSLSTMMKCIALGAVEFLQKPLLDDKLKNIWQHVVRKQAFNAGEKDVPESLKPIKESLVSMPQLQPVKSAADDKSSNETEPFTSIPENNNEHSSGCDKYPAPSTPQLKQGVRSVDDGDCQDHTIFSTEQGSGEHDGDTKSVETIFNNTVAEATVQTSPPEQQGQTILKEENGSSPHQKMEADIATSSPSNDCCDNSSSHSAEPIKASGRHSSGGTRSNKKKMKVDWSPELHKKFVQAVEQLGIDQAIPSRILELMKVEGLTRHNIASHLQKYRMHRRQILPKEVERRWPHPQPRDSVQRSYYPLHRPIMTVPPYHSNHIPAAGQLYPAWVPPASYPNGLQVWGSPYYPAWQPADSWHWKPHPGLHADTWGSPVMPPSFGSYPPYPQNGEVYQPNGMQNRYSMLEKSFDLHPAEEVIDKVVKEAITKPWLPLPLGLKPPSTDSVLHELSRQGISTVPPQINGSRCRS from the exons ATGATTTGTACTGAGGATGATCAATTATTGGGTTGGAAAGATTTTCCAAAGGGGCTTAAAGTCCTACTTATTGATGAAGACTGCAATTCTGCTTCAGTGATGAGATCAAGGCTTGAGAAAATGGATTACATAG TTTACTCATTCTGCAATGAGAATGAAGCTTTGTCTGCAATCTCAACCAAAACTGAGTACTTTCATGTTGCCATTGTGGAG GTAACTGCAGGCAATAGTGATGGAGTTCTCCGATTTCTTGAGAGTGCCAAAGATCTGCCAACAATAA TGACATCAAATATCCATTCCCTTAGCACAATGATGAAGTGTATAGCG CTTGGTGCAGTCGAGTTTCTTCAGAAACCATTATTGGATGATAAACTCAAAAATATCTGGCAACATGTAGTTCGCAAG CAGGCATTCAATGCTGGAGAAAAAGATGTGCCCGAATCGCTTAAACCAATAAAAGAATCTCTCGTCTCCATGCCACAGCTACAACCAGTAAAGAGTGCAGCAGATGACAAAAGTTCAAACGAAACAGAACCTTTTACCTCCATACCAGAGAACAATAATGAACACTCATCAGGCTGTGATAAATACCCTGCTCCGTCAACCCCACAATTGAAACAAGGAGTGAGGTCAGTTGATGATGGTGATTGCCAAGATCATACTATCTTCTCAACTGAACAAGGTAGTGGGGAGCATGATGGGGACACTAAATCCGTCGAAACTATTTTTAACAATACAGTTGCTGAGGCTACTGTCCAAACAAGTCCACCTGAGCAACAAGGACAAACAATTTTGAAAGAGGAGAATGGTTCATCTCCTCATCAAAAGATGGAGGCTGATATTGCTACCTCTTCACCAAGTAACGACTGCTGTGACAATAGCAGCAGTCATTCTGCTGAACCTATTAAAGCATCTGGTCGCCATAGTTCAGGTGGGACTAGAAGCAATAAGAAGAAAATGAAG GTAGATTGGTCACCTGAACTACACAAGAAGTTTGTTCAAGCAGTAGAGCAACTTGGTATTGATCAAGCCATTCCTTCTCGAATACTAGAGCTGATGAAAGTTGAGGGTTTAACGAGACATAACATAGCTAGTCATCTCCAG AAATACAGAATGCATCGGAGGCAAATTTTGCCAAAGGAAGTCGAAAGGAGATGGCCTCATCCACAACCAAGAGATTCAGTACAAAGGAGCTATTATCCTCTTCATAGACCTATCATGACCGTCCCACCGTATCATTCTAATCATATCCCCGCGGCTGGTCAATTATATCCTGCTTGGGTACCACCGGCAAGTTATCCGAATGGTTTACAAGTGTGGGGTTCACCTTACTATCCGGCATGGCAGCCTGCAGATTCTTGGCACTGGAAGCCTCATCCGGGG CTGCATGCTGATACATGGGGCTCCCCTGTCATGCCACCATCATTTGGATCATATCCGCCATATCCTCAG AATGGTGAAGTTTACCAGCCTAACGGAATGCAGAACAGATATAGCATGCTAGAGAAGTCATTTGATCTTCATCCG GCAGAAGAGGTGATTGATAAAGTAGTGAAAGAGGCAATAACCAAACCGTGGTTGCCTCTTCCTTTGGGCCTAAAACCTCCCTCTACTGATAGTGTTCTCCACGAGCTTTCAAGACAAGGGATCTCAACCGTCCCACCACAAATCAACGGCTCTCGTTGTCGGAGCTGA